In a genomic window of Porphyromonadaceae bacterium W3.11:
- a CDS encoding Na/Pi cotransporter family protein: protein MNYSILDFIYLIGSLGLFLYGMKIMSEGLQKIAGDRMRSILSAMTSHRVLGVLTGVLVTALIQSSSATTLMVVSFVNAGLLNLVQAISVIMGANIGTTVTAWIISLLGFKVDISTFAIPLLALAIPFVFSKKPRWNSIGEFIIGFSLVFLGLQFLKDSMPDLQANPEALAFLQKYTDMGFLSVIIFLFIGAIMTVIVQSSSATVAITFIMCSQGWVPFEMAAAMILGENIGTTITANLAALSANMAAKRAAFSHFVFNVFGVIWVLCVFFPLVNLVCNIIVSGDGADPRGLFTTIADLNNTYSKGDVQMITGGEAIYDQEMALIQKDISEMAGSVSVGLALFHTLFNVANSLLMIWFVPFIARICEVVIKPSKLAAQKKEFAHLQFLSTRMLSTSELSLLQVNKEITSYGNKVSEMFGMVKSMYRVVDQSEFDVIFDRIQKYEDICDRVEVEIVQYLTKLSEGDLSGDSRRDVSAYLRIGSEIESMGDSCYNMARIIRRRLEDGVDTHPVIQEQLDNLHELLEKVLEHTMYVLQEVDKHQDMLIEAQNFESQVNNKYKRLVSKNLKDLDAQLYPYQQSVYYLDMLDEYEVLGDYAINVVEECVEE from the coding sequence ATGAATTATTCCATTCTTGACTTTATTTACCTAATTGGTTCGCTTGGTCTATTCCTTTATGGGATGAAGATCATGAGTGAAGGACTTCAGAAAATTGCGGGTGACCGTATGCGGTCAATCTTATCAGCCATGACTTCCCACAGAGTGTTGGGTGTTCTGACGGGTGTATTAGTTACTGCTCTTATCCAATCTTCTTCAGCCACCACGTTGATGGTTGTAAGTTTCGTAAATGCTGGCTTGCTCAATTTGGTGCAAGCCATTAGTGTTATTATGGGGGCCAATATTGGTACTACCGTAACGGCTTGGATCATTTCTCTCTTAGGTTTCAAGGTCGATATCAGTACTTTTGCTATACCATTACTTGCATTAGCGATACCATTTGTATTTTCGAAGAAGCCTAGGTGGAATTCAATAGGGGAGTTTATTATTGGATTCTCATTGGTCTTCCTTGGCTTACAGTTCCTTAAGGATTCGATGCCTGACTTGCAGGCTAATCCAGAGGCTTTAGCATTCTTGCAGAAGTACACTGATATGGGATTCCTATCGGTAATAATCTTCTTATTTATAGGTGCCATCATGACTGTGATTGTGCAGTCCTCAAGTGCAACTGTGGCTATTACGTTTATTATGTGTAGTCAAGGGTGGGTGCCTTTTGAGATGGCAGCAGCGATGATCTTAGGGGAGAATATTGGTACTACTATTACCGCTAACCTTGCTGCTCTGAGTGCTAATATGGCGGCAAAAAGAGCGGCGTTCTCGCATTTTGTATTTAATGTGTTTGGTGTGATATGGGTGCTTTGTGTCTTTTTCCCATTGGTTAACCTTGTCTGTAATATAATTGTTAGCGGTGATGGTGCAGATCCACGAGGACTCTTCACGACTATAGCTGATCTGAATAATACATATAGTAAAGGGGATGTTCAGATGATTACAGGTGGAGAAGCCATTTATGATCAAGAGATGGCACTAATACAGAAGGATATCTCAGAAATGGCTGGCTCTGTTAGTGTTGGGTTGGCTTTATTTCATACGTTATTCAATGTCGCTAACAGCCTTTTGATGATATGGTTTGTACCGTTCATTGCTAGGATTTGTGAAGTAGTGATCAAGCCTAGTAAGCTTGCTGCTCAGAAAAAGGAGTTTGCACATCTACAGTTTTTGAGTACTCGTATGCTCTCTACTAGTGAACTTTCTTTGCTGCAAGTAAATAAAGAAATTACTAGTTATGGTAATAAGGTAAGTGAGATGTTTGGCATGGTTAAGTCCATGTATAGAGTTGTAGACCAGTCAGAGTTTGACGTCATCTTTGATCGTATTCAGAAATATGAAGATATCTGTGATAGGGTAGAGGTAGAGATAGTGCAATATCTTACTAAGCTCTCAGAAGGTGACCTGAGTGGTGACTCACGTAGGGATGTAAGTGCTTATCTGAGGATAGGTAGTGAGATAGAAAGTATGGGCGATTCGTGCTATAATATGGCTCGAATTATTCGGCGTAGATTAGAGGATGGCGTCGATACCCATCCCGTAATCCAAGAGCAGTTAGATAATCTTCATGAACTATTGGAGAAGGTTCTGGAGCATACAATGTATGTCCTTCAAGAAGTAGATAAGCATCAGGATATGCTAATCGAAGCACAGAACTTCGAAAGCCAAGTGAATAACAAGTACAAAAGGTTGGTCTCTAAAAACCTTAAGGATCTTGATGCACAGCTATATCCATACCAACAATCCGTATATTATCTGGACATGCTAGACGAATACGAGGTCTTAGGGGATTATGCGATAAATGTAGTAGAGGAATGCGTGGAGGAATAA
- the hflX gene encoding GTPase HflX, producing MKDFIKTDAATDRAYIVGIITPDVKEAEVEEYLEELAFLAHTANIQTVKSFTQKLDTPNTATFIGKGKLQEIADQIEEDEIGTVIFDDELSPNQLRNIERELKVRILDRTALILDIFAARAQTAYAKTQVELAQYNYLLPRLTRLWSHLDRQRGGGTNMRGPGETQLETDRRIVLNKISALKDELKKIDKQKRTQRSNRGNMVRAALVGYTNVGKSTILNLLSKSDVFAENKLFATLDTTVRKVVIKNLPFLLSDTVGFIRKLPTELIESFKSTLDEVREADLLIHVVDVSHENFEDQINVVKETLSDIIGDEKKPTILLFNKVDAFTFEEKDEDDLTPRTKENITLEEMQQTWMANKPDGVLDVLFISAKTGEGVEELKSILYERVKEIHITRFPYNDFLFQTYDHLVDDEGSE from the coding sequence ATGAAAGATTTTATTAAGACAGATGCTGCTACTGATAGAGCCTACATTGTCGGGATTATTACTCCCGATGTGAAAGAGGCAGAGGTAGAAGAGTATCTGGAGGAATTGGCTTTTTTGGCACATACTGCAAATATTCAGACAGTTAAATCCTTTACTCAGAAGTTGGATACTCCTAATACGGCTACATTTATTGGCAAGGGTAAGCTGCAGGAGATTGCTGATCAAATCGAAGAGGATGAGATTGGCACCGTTATTTTTGATGATGAGTTATCGCCGAATCAGCTAAGAAACATTGAGAGAGAATTGAAAGTGAGGATCCTAGATCGGACCGCATTGATTTTAGATATTTTCGCCGCTCGTGCTCAGACCGCTTATGCCAAAACTCAGGTGGAGCTAGCCCAGTACAATTATTTATTGCCTAGGCTTACGAGGCTTTGGTCCCACTTGGACCGTCAGCGTGGAGGTGGAACTAATATGCGAGGCCCTGGTGAAACTCAGTTGGAGACGGATAGGCGAATCGTGCTGAATAAGATCTCGGCACTTAAGGATGAACTGAAGAAGATAGATAAGCAGAAGCGAACTCAGAGAAGTAATAGGGGGAATATGGTTCGTGCGGCACTCGTGGGATATACTAATGTGGGTAAGTCCACCATCCTTAATCTACTTTCTAAGAGTGATGTCTTTGCCGAAAATAAGCTGTTCGCTACACTTGACACCACAGTCCGAAAGGTTGTTATCAAGAACCTTCCTTTCCTTCTTTCTGATACTGTAGGGTTTATTAGAAAACTGCCTACTGAGCTTATCGAATCTTTTAAGTCCACACTTGATGAGGTTCGCGAAGCTGACCTCCTTATACATGTGGTGGATGTTTCTCACGAGAATTTTGAGGATCAGATTAATGTGGTCAAGGAGACACTAAGTGATATTATAGGAGATGAGAAGAAACCGACTATCTTGCTCTTTAATAAGGTAGATGCCTTTACCTTTGAAGAAAAGGATGAGGACGACCTAACTCCACGAACAAAAGAAAATATTACGTTAGAAGAGATGCAGCAGACCTGGATGGCTAATAAGCCTGATGGTGTCTTGGATGTGCTTTTTATATCCGCCAAAACAGGTGAAGGAGTAGAAGAATTAAAATCCATCTTGTATGAGAGGGTGAAGGAGATACATATTACTCGTTTCCCATATAATGACTTCCTTTTTCAGACCTATGATCATCTGGTAGATGATGAGGGAAGTGAATGA
- the nspC gene encoding carboxynorspermidine decarboxylase, producing MHSFKDKHKLGKDPHDFFPSPLPTPAYVQVESQLRANLERIKSVADQTGVEIILAFKAYALWKVFPIFREYISCSTASSLNEARMGLEKMGNRTHTYAPIFKDSEFDEMMRCSSHIVFNTPKQFEKFYPRVKAYTDYPIECGIRINPEYSEIETDLYNPAAPGSRMGTILSQMPEKLPDGVTGLHFHVHCESSSYELERSLRVISSKFDHLLRQVKWLNMGGGHLMTRQDYDIDHLIKVLNEFKSKYPHLHIILEPGSAFAWETGYLVTRIEDIVENHGISTLMMDASFTCHMPDCLEMPYQPAIRGASKERTEDHKYGYRIGGNSCLSGDVMGDWYFKEAPEIGDLLIFEDMVHYTTVKTNMFNGIQHPSLYLERMDGSMELMREYSFEDYLNRMC from the coding sequence ATGCATTCATTTAAGGACAAGCATAAACTGGGAAAAGACCCTCATGATTTCTTCCCCTCGCCATTGCCCACTCCTGCCTATGTGCAGGTGGAGTCACAGCTGAGAGCCAATCTTGAACGAATTAAGAGCGTTGCAGATCAGACTGGTGTTGAGATTATACTAGCTTTCAAGGCGTACGCACTATGGAAAGTATTCCCGATCTTCAGAGAGTACATCTCTTGCTCCACAGCCAGCTCTCTTAATGAAGCTCGAATGGGGCTCGAAAAGATGGGAAACCGTACCCATACCTATGCCCCTATATTTAAGGACTCCGAGTTTGATGAGATGATGCGATGTAGCTCTCATATTGTATTTAATACCCCGAAGCAATTTGAGAAGTTTTACCCTCGGGTGAAAGCTTATACAGATTATCCAATAGAATGTGGAATTAGGATAAACCCTGAGTATAGTGAGATAGAGACTGACCTATATAACCCTGCCGCACCTGGCTCTAGAATGGGGACGATTTTATCTCAAATGCCCGAGAAATTGCCTGACGGGGTGACAGGGCTACATTTCCACGTTCACTGTGAGAGCTCCTCCTATGAATTGGAAAGGAGCCTGAGGGTGATTAGCTCAAAGTTTGACCATCTACTTCGCCAGGTCAAGTGGCTTAATATGGGGGGTGGTCACTTGATGACACGTCAGGATTATGATATAGATCACCTTATCAAGGTACTGAATGAGTTCAAATCCAAATACCCTCATCTGCATATCATCCTTGAGCCCGGCAGTGCTTTTGCATGGGAGACGGGATACTTGGTGACTAGGATAGAGGACATAGTGGAGAATCATGGGATTTCCACATTGATGATGGATGCCTCTTTCACCTGTCATATGCCTGATTGTCTAGAGATGCCCTATCAACCAGCTATTCGTGGTGCGTCTAAGGAGAGGACCGAAGATCACAAGTATGGGTATCGCATAGGAGGGAATAGTTGCTTGAGTGGAGATGTCATGGGGGATTGGTATTTCAAAGAAGCACCAGAGATAGGAGACCTACTGATCTTTGAGGATATGGTGCATTATACCACCGTGAAAACAAATATGTTCAATGGCATCCAGCATCCCTCACTATACTTAGAACGGATGGATGGATCAATGGAGCTTATGAGAGAGTATTCCTTTGAGGACTACTTAAATAGAATGTGCTAG
- the ftsY gene encoding signal recognition particle-docking protein FtsY encodes MGFFKIFSKEKKETLDSGLEKTKQSFFDKLSRSVAGKSKVDDDILDELEMMLVSSDVGVDTTLKVIKRIEDRVERDKYVSTSELNRILREEIAALLAENNTKDGTSFSIENEKKPYVIMVVGVNGVGKTTTIGKLAYQFKESGYKVVLGAADTFRAAAVEQLVIWGERVGVPVIKQDMGSDPASVAFDTVQHATATGADIVLIDTAGRLHNKVGLMNELTKIKNVMAKVHPEAPQEVLLVLDGSTGQNAFEQAKQFTAATDVTAMAITKLDGTAKGGVVIGISDQFKIPVKYIGLGEKMTDLQLFNKQEFVESLFSEKK; translated from the coding sequence ATGGGATTTTTCAAAATTTTCTCAAAGGAGAAAAAAGAGACTTTAGATAGTGGTCTTGAAAAGACGAAGCAGTCATTTTTTGACAAGCTATCACGTTCTGTTGCAGGTAAGTCAAAGGTGGACGATGATATACTTGACGAACTAGAGATGATGCTTGTCTCAAGCGATGTGGGAGTAGATACTACACTAAAAGTCATCAAGCGAATAGAGGATCGTGTTGAGCGTGATAAGTACGTGAGTACGAGTGAACTCAATCGAATCCTTCGTGAAGAAATAGCTGCACTCTTAGCTGAAAATAACACCAAAGACGGGACCTCCTTTAGTATAGAGAATGAGAAAAAACCGTATGTCATTATGGTGGTTGGCGTTAACGGAGTGGGTAAAACAACCACCATCGGAAAGTTAGCATACCAATTCAAGGAGAGCGGGTACAAAGTGGTTTTAGGTGCAGCGGACACCTTTAGGGCTGCAGCGGTTGAGCAATTGGTGATATGGGGTGAGCGTGTAGGCGTTCCAGTCATTAAGCAGGATATGGGATCAGATCCAGCATCCGTGGCATTTGATACCGTACAGCATGCAACTGCTACAGGTGCGGACATCGTATTGATTGATACCGCAGGCCGACTCCATAATAAGGTTGGTCTCATGAATGAGCTTACCAAGATTAAGAACGTAATGGCTAAGGTTCATCCTGAAGCTCCTCAGGAGGTCCTCTTGGTACTGGATGGCTCTACGGGGCAAAACGCTTTTGAGCAAGCAAAGCAATTCACTGCCGCAACAGATGTAACCGCTATGGCTATTACCAAACTAGATGGGACTGCTAAGGGTGGTGTGGTGATTGGCATTTCAGACCAATTCAAGATACCGGTAAAGTATATTGGACTGGGCGAGAAAATGACAGATCTACAGCTCTTCAATAAGCAGGAGTTTGTCGAGTCTCTATTTAGTGAAAAGAAATAA
- the rimO gene encoding 30S ribosomal protein S12 methylthiotransferase RimO, whose product MRKNRVNVITMGCSKNLIDSELLMRQFAKHGYQVEHDADQPSGEIVVINTCGFIESAREESINTILELVAAKKSGDIGQLYVMGCLSERYMSELQEEIPEVDKFYGKFNWKELLSDIGKAYHTMPADARFLSTPEHYAFVKVSEGCDRQCAYCSIPLMTGKHVSRPMEEIVEEVRGLAQQGVKELQLIAQDLTYYGRELYKKPMIADLVRELCKVEGIEWIRLHYAYPNSFPFELLTVIREEPKVCKYLDIALQHISNNVLDKMRRHVTAEETYSLIERIRREVPGIYLRTTLMVGHPGETEEDYQELLDFVRKVRFERMGAFMYSHEEGTFGYKHYEDDVPAETKQRRLDELMALQEEIAFSQVESLVGSTARVIIDRESGDYFIGRTEHDSPDVDPEVLVKGEDLEIGQFYNVRIVEALGYDTVAELI is encoded by the coding sequence ATGAGAAAAAACAGAGTCAATGTCATTACCATGGGCTGCTCTAAGAATCTTATTGATTCGGAGCTCCTCATGCGTCAATTTGCAAAGCATGGCTATCAGGTAGAGCATGACGCTGATCAGCCAAGTGGTGAGATTGTGGTCATCAATACATGTGGCTTCATAGAGTCAGCACGTGAAGAGTCTATCAATACTATATTAGAACTCGTCGCGGCTAAAAAAAGTGGGGATATCGGTCAGCTCTATGTGATGGGTTGCCTAAGCGAGAGGTACATGTCAGAGCTTCAAGAGGAGATCCCTGAAGTCGATAAATTTTATGGCAAGTTCAATTGGAAAGAGTTACTATCCGATATAGGCAAAGCGTACCACACGATGCCAGCTGATGCACGATTTCTATCGACACCTGAGCATTATGCCTTTGTCAAAGTATCTGAAGGGTGTGATCGCCAATGTGCATACTGCTCCATCCCTCTAATGACAGGGAAGCACGTATCCCGTCCCATGGAGGAAATCGTAGAGGAAGTCAGAGGACTAGCACAGCAGGGGGTCAAGGAGCTACAATTGATCGCACAAGATCTTACCTACTATGGTCGTGAGCTATACAAAAAGCCTATGATCGCAGACTTAGTAAGAGAGTTATGTAAGGTGGAGGGTATAGAGTGGATTAGGTTACATTACGCATACCCCAACTCCTTCCCATTTGAATTACTTACAGTCATTCGCGAGGAACCTAAGGTATGTAAGTATCTTGATATTGCGTTACAGCACATTAGCAATAATGTCTTGGATAAGATGAGAAGACATGTTACGGCAGAAGAGACCTACTCGCTCATCGAACGAATTCGGAGAGAAGTACCTGGAATATACCTGAGGACAACCCTCATGGTAGGCCATCCAGGCGAAACGGAGGAGGATTACCAAGAGCTCTTGGATTTTGTCAGGAAAGTGAGATTCGAGCGGATGGGTGCATTCATGTACTCTCATGAAGAAGGAACCTTTGGCTATAAGCATTACGAAGACGACGTCCCAGCTGAAACAAAGCAAAGGAGGTTGGACGAGCTCATGGCTCTACAAGAAGAAATAGCTTTTAGCCAAGTTGAGTCATTAGTAGGCAGTACTGCCAGAGTGATCATTGATCGAGAGAGCGGTGACTACTTCATTGGTCGAACTGAGCATGACTCACCAGATGTGGACCCTGAAGTTTTGGTAAAGGGAGAGGACCTGGAAATTGGCCAATTTTACAATGTGCGAATAGTAGAAGCACTAGGGTATGACACGGTAGCGGAATTAATATGA
- a CDS encoding alpha/beta hydrolase has product MKHYLLLFSLLFFSIQSLAQTPIIGSWEGQLSITPAYRLRLVIHITEEAEKLSATMDSPDQGASGIPIDDITFANKTLTFTSKMLQIKYEGVLEDEKVNGTFTQQGYTFPLVLERVVEKPEEPTNTLPYDSEDISVTNTESGLKIAGTVTKPKQKGLYPAVVLIAGSGPMNRNSQVMHHKPFADIADFLTREGIVVLRFDKRGIGQSEGDFGSATFKEFASDAIAMVEYLKEQNFVDQNQLGIIGHSEGGIISQIIGEERPELIDFIVLLASPGTPTIDILVHQNMSVLKDYIEEEKIDELRSGCHNLFEMVASKNATRESDSLHLVAFNEKVLSLTKPEYKLAVAQTINNPKNIQRNLTAYRTPYFQEFLKFIPSEHLKKVTCPVLAINGQKDTQVLSEDNLRAIENALGKSVVIKEFPTLNHLFIPSETGDVTEYSTLEGTFSKDVLTFISDWVKERHSL; this is encoded by the coding sequence ATGAAACACTATTTACTTCTTTTCTCCTTGCTATTTTTTAGCATTCAATCTCTTGCTCAGACACCTATTATAGGGAGTTGGGAAGGGCAATTAAGTATTACTCCTGCTTATCGTCTTAGGCTGGTAATTCATATTACGGAAGAGGCGGAAAAGCTATCTGCCACTATGGATAGTCCTGATCAAGGAGCGTCAGGAATACCTATAGATGATATTACGTTTGCGAATAAGACGCTAACGTTCACATCCAAGATGTTACAAATAAAATATGAAGGAGTGCTAGAAGATGAAAAAGTCAATGGCACATTTACACAACAAGGTTATACGTTCCCTCTCGTGTTAGAAAGAGTGGTAGAGAAACCAGAAGAGCCTACCAATACCCTGCCATACGACTCAGAAGATATCTCGGTAACCAATACAGAATCGGGACTTAAAATTGCTGGAACAGTGACGAAACCTAAGCAGAAAGGACTATATCCAGCTGTAGTGCTCATAGCGGGCAGTGGTCCTATGAATAGGAATAGCCAAGTAATGCATCACAAACCTTTTGCAGATATTGCTGACTTTCTTACAAGAGAAGGTATCGTAGTCCTACGTTTTGATAAAAGAGGAATTGGGCAAAGCGAGGGGGACTTTGGAAGTGCAACGTTCAAGGAGTTCGCCTCAGATGCTATAGCGATGGTGGAATATCTGAAAGAACAGAACTTTGTGGATCAAAACCAATTGGGTATCATTGGTCATAGTGAAGGAGGAATTATATCCCAAATTATTGGTGAAGAAAGGCCTGAATTAATAGACTTCATCGTATTACTGGCCTCTCCTGGCACCCCAACAATAGATATATTGGTCCATCAAAATATGTCGGTTCTTAAAGATTATATTGAAGAGGAAAAAATAGACGAACTAAGGAGCGGCTGTCATAATCTATTTGAAATGGTGGCGTCAAAAAATGCAACTAGAGAAAGTGATTCACTCCATCTCGTGGCATTTAATGAAAAAGTACTATCCTTAACAAAACCTGAATATAAGCTTGCAGTAGCTCAGACAATCAATAATCCAAAAAATATTCAGAGGAACTTGACTGCGTACCGCACACCCTACTTCCAGGAGTTTCTCAAGTTCATACCCTCTGAACATCTCAAGAAGGTTACTTGTCCAGTATTAGCTATCAATGGACAAAAGGACACTCAAGTCCTTTCAGAAGACAACCTTAGAGCGATTGAAAACGCGTTAGGAAAGAGCGTCGTAATCAAAGAATTCCCTACTCTTAATCACCTTTTCATCCCATCCGAAACTGGTGATGTCACGGAATATTCGACACTAGAGGGTACTTTTTCGAAAGATGTACTCACTTTTATCTCCGACTGGGTTAAAGAAAGACACAGCCTATAG
- a CDS encoding pirin family protein: MKGKRKATQVVRGQNAVDGAGVHLRRVLGNRTVESFDPFLMLDGFDSKDPNDYIKGFPWHPHRGIETVTYLVSGEMEHGDSLGNKGTIKDHGCQWMTAGSGIIHQEMPKASERMLGAQLWVNLPKKDKMTEPSYGDIKSEDIPVVNEENATISILSGNYKGTKGGFIPKYVDVTYFDVDLKPNQVWEYDGISNNQTLFTYLLDGTMAVNDDLDDFERRGCAVLFTTSNSDESQHDTLVVKAGEEGARFLLLAAKPLKEPVSWGGPIVMNTKEELDLAFMELDDDTFIKHKISK, encoded by the coding sequence ATGAAAGGAAAAAGAAAAGCAACTCAAGTTGTTCGTGGACAAAATGCTGTAGACGGTGCTGGAGTACACCTACGTCGAGTATTAGGAAATAGGACTGTAGAATCCTTTGATCCATTCTTAATGTTAGATGGATTTGATTCTAAAGATCCAAATGACTACATAAAGGGCTTTCCATGGCACCCTCACAGAGGGATTGAGACCGTAACCTATCTAGTATCAGGTGAGATGGAGCATGGTGACAGTCTGGGGAACAAAGGAACAATCAAGGATCACGGATGTCAATGGATGACCGCTGGATCGGGTATTATTCACCAAGAAATGCCTAAAGCTTCGGAACGGATGCTAGGAGCTCAACTTTGGGTAAACCTCCCAAAGAAAGATAAGATGACAGAACCTAGTTACGGTGACATCAAGTCAGAAGATATCCCAGTCGTTAATGAGGAAAATGCAACCATTAGTATTCTTTCGGGTAATTACAAGGGAACCAAAGGTGGGTTTATACCAAAGTATGTTGATGTCACCTACTTTGATGTAGATCTAAAGCCTAATCAAGTATGGGAATATGATGGTATATCTAACAACCAGACCTTATTCACCTATCTTCTTGATGGCACCATGGCTGTCAATGATGACCTTGATGACTTTGAGAGGAGAGGATGTGCAGTGCTATTCACCACATCTAATAGTGATGAATCTCAGCATGACACTCTTGTGGTTAAGGCTGGTGAGGAAGGTGCTCGCTTTCTTTTATTAGCAGCTAAGCCTCTAAAAGAGCCTGTTTCATGGGGTGGACCAATCGTGATGAACACCAAAGAAGAATTAGACCTTGCTTTTATGGAACTAGATGATGATACTTTCATCAAACACAAAATCAGCAAGTAA
- a CDS encoding metallophosphoesterase — MKRLNQLSLLFLLLLIPSISWAQLSREEIAKACDDGFNFILATDLGRNGYYDQKTVAHAMGELADEGDAEFVLALGDTFHYIGVESSSDPLWLTNFELVYSHPELQIPWYPVVGNHEYRGNVQALIDYSKVSRRWQMPARYYKLSYKTDETHTLDIFVLDTPPLIEKYRTKKKYSDASEQSREAQLQWLEKVLRESTADRKIVVGHHPIFADTSKDESERSDMQRYVLPLLQKYSVDLYVCGHIHNHQHIVKPDVKTNFVVLSSGSKSRKVKAIDGTQFCSPETGFGFISYKSGQLTMYLLDKEGNELYHFTI; from the coding sequence ATGAAAAGACTAAATCAACTATCATTACTCTTTCTACTACTGCTTATCCCGAGCATAAGCTGGGCTCAACTTTCACGTGAGGAAATTGCCAAGGCGTGTGACGATGGATTTAACTTTATTCTTGCTACCGATCTCGGACGAAATGGCTACTACGATCAGAAAACAGTAGCACACGCTATGGGTGAGCTTGCAGACGAAGGCGATGCTGAATTTGTGTTAGCACTCGGTGACACCTTCCATTATATAGGCGTCGAGAGCTCTTCCGATCCTCTTTGGTTGACTAATTTTGAGCTCGTTTATAGCCATCCCGAACTACAGATACCATGGTATCCAGTAGTAGGAAACCACGAATATAGGGGTAATGTGCAGGCATTGATAGACTACTCTAAGGTCAGCCGTCGCTGGCAGATGCCTGCTCGCTATTATAAGCTGAGCTATAAAACTGATGAGACACACACGCTTGATATCTTTGTTCTTGACACACCGCCCCTGATAGAGAAGTACAGGACGAAGAAGAAGTATTCCGATGCTAGTGAGCAGAGCCGTGAAGCACAGCTACAATGGCTAGAAAAGGTACTTCGCGAGAGCACAGCTGATCGTAAGATCGTTGTGGGACACCATCCTATCTTTGCTGATACATCTAAGGATGAATCTGAAAGGTCTGATATGCAGCGGTATGTCCTTCCTCTCCTGCAGAAGTATAGCGTAGATCTCTACGTCTGTGGGCATATCCATAATCATCAGCACATTGTAAAGCCTGATGTGAAAACCAACTTTGTGGTACTATCGTCTGGATCTAAATCTCGGAAAGTAAAGGCTATAGATGGCACCCAATTCTGTAGCCCCGAAACTGGGTTTGGCTTCATCTCTTATAAGTCGGGCCAGCTAACAATGTACCTCCTGGATAAAGAAGGAAATGAACTCTATCACTTCACTATCTAA